The following proteins are encoded in a genomic region of Vicugna pacos chromosome 16, VicPac4, whole genome shotgun sequence:
- the LOC102545376 gene encoding lysozyme-like protein 6 isoform X2 — protein sequence MPSLLLVSLASCLLAIKQASPISRCDLAKVLHEEDLDGFEGYSLSDWLCLAFVESAFNITKVDENTDGSFDYGIFQINSHYWCNDYQSHTENICHVDCQELLSPNLLSIINCAKKIVSGAGGMKNWVKWRLHCAGRPLSYWMTGCHLG from the exons ATGCCCAGCCTGCTGCTCGTCTCCTTGGCCAGCTGCCTGCTGGCCATAAAGCAGGCCAGCCCCATCAGCCGCTGTGACTTGGCCAAGGTGCTGCATGAGGAGGACTTGGATGGGTTTGAGGGCTACTCCCTGAGTGACT GGCTGTGCCTGGCTTTCGTGGAAAGTGCCTTCAACATAACAAAGGTAGATGAAAATACCGATGGCAGCTTTGACTACGGCATCTTCCAGATCAACAGCCACTACTGGTGCAACGATTACCAGAGTCACACGGAAAACATTTGCCACGTGGACTGTCAAG AACTGCTGAGCCCTAACCTTCTCTCAATCATCAACTGTGCAAAAAAGATTGTGTCCGGAGCAGGGGGCATGAAGAACTG GGTAAAATGGAGGCTGCACTGTGCGGGCCGGCCACTCTCCTACTGGATGACAGGATGCCACCTGGGATGA
- the LOC102545376 gene encoding lysozyme-like protein 6 isoform X3, whose product MPSLLLVSLASCLLAIKQASPISRCDLAKVLHEEDLDGFEGYSLSDCALKAASAFDPAQCPSLGFAQFLAHRLCLAFVESAFNITKVDENTDGSFDYGIFQINSHYWCNDYQSHTENICHVDCQGLAGAPGWERTAEP is encoded by the exons ATGCCCAGCCTGCTGCTCGTCTCCTTGGCCAGCTGCCTGCTGGCCATAAAGCAGGCCAGCCCCATCAGCCGCTGTGACTTGGCCAAGGTGCTGCATGAGGAGGACTTGGATGGGTTTGAGGGCTACTCCCTGAGTGACT GTGCCTTGAAGGCAGCATCTGCATTTGATCCAGCTCAATGTCCCTCCCTGGGCTTTGCACAgtttctggcacaca GGCTGTGCCTGGCTTTCGTGGAAAGTGCCTTCAACATAACAAAGGTAGATGAAAATACCGATGGCAGCTTTGACTACGGCATCTTCCAGATCAACAGCCACTACTGGTGCAACGATTACCAGAGTCACACGGAAAACATTTGCCACGTGGACTGTCAAGGTCTGGCTGGGGCCCCAGGGTGGGAGAG AACTGCTGAGCCCTAA
- the LOC102545376 gene encoding lysozyme-like protein 6 isoform X1 yields the protein MPSLLLVSLASCLLAIKQASPISRCDLAKVLHEEDLDGFEGYSLSDCALKAASAFDPAQCPSLGFAQFLAHRLCLAFVESAFNITKVDENTDGSFDYGIFQINSHYWCNDYQSHTENICHVDCQELLSPNLLSIINCAKKIVSGAGGMKNWVKWRLHCAGRPLSYWMTGCHLG from the exons ATGCCCAGCCTGCTGCTCGTCTCCTTGGCCAGCTGCCTGCTGGCCATAAAGCAGGCCAGCCCCATCAGCCGCTGTGACTTGGCCAAGGTGCTGCATGAGGAGGACTTGGATGGGTTTGAGGGCTACTCCCTGAGTGACT GTGCCTTGAAGGCAGCATCTGCATTTGATCCAGCTCAATGTCCCTCCCTGGGCTTTGCACAgtttctggcacaca GGCTGTGCCTGGCTTTCGTGGAAAGTGCCTTCAACATAACAAAGGTAGATGAAAATACCGATGGCAGCTTTGACTACGGCATCTTCCAGATCAACAGCCACTACTGGTGCAACGATTACCAGAGTCACACGGAAAACATTTGCCACGTGGACTGTCAAG AACTGCTGAGCCCTAACCTTCTCTCAATCATCAACTGTGCAAAAAAGATTGTGTCCGGAGCAGGGGGCATGAAGAACTG GGTAAAATGGAGGCTGCACTGTGCGGGCCGGCCACTCTCCTACTGGATGACAGGATGCCACCTGGGATGA